CGGAAAAACTGCTGCGTAACCCGCTGGAAATTGAAGTCGCGCGTCGTAACACCGCGTCTGAGCAGGTTTCACAGTACGTTCACTTCGTGGACAAAAAGCGTAAGCGGGAACTGCTCTCGCAGATGATTGGCGAAGGCAACTGGCAGCAGGTGCTGGTCTTCACCCGTACCAAACACGGCGCTAACCATCTGGCTGAACAGCTAAATAAAGACGGCATTCGCAGTGCGGCAATCCATGGCAACAAGAGCCAGGGTGCCCGTACGCGTGCATTAGCTGATTTCAAATCCGGTGACATTCGCGTGCTGGTGGCAACGGATATCGCCGCGCGCGGTCTGGATATCGAAGAGCTGCCGCACGTTGTGAACTACGAGCTGCCAAACGTACCGGAAGATTACGTACACCGTATTGGCCGTACCGGTCGTGCTGCGGCCACCGGTGAAGCGCTTTCACTGGTTTGCGTCGATGAACACAAACTGCTGCATGACATTGAGCGTCTGCTGAAGAAAGAGATTCCGCGCATCGCCATTGAAGGCTATGAAGTGGATAAGTCCATCAAAGCTGATCCGATTCAAAACGGTCGTCAGGGCGGCGGTGGTCGTGGACAGGGTGGTGGCGGTGGACGCAGCCAGCAGCCGCGTCGTTCCGAAAGCGGCGCACCGAAAGCGTCAGGTAAGCCTCCGCGCCGTAGCGGTGACGCAAAGCCGGCGGGCGAAAACCCGTGGCGCAGCGGAGAAGCCAAACCCGCAGGCGAAGGCCAACGCCGACGCAAACCACGTAAACCTGCCTCCGCGCAGTAATCTGGAAGCCCGGCTCTGAAGCCGGGCTTTTCTTTTTGCGACAACGCCTCGAACGTGCCACAATAGTGGCTGTTTATACAGTATTTCAGGTTCCCCGATGGCTTTAACCGCTGCGCTCAAAGCGCAAATTGCCGCCTGGTATAAGGCGTTGCAGGAACAGATCCCCGACTTTATTCCCCGAGCCCCACAGCGACAGATGATTGCCGATGTGGCGAAGACGCTCGCCGGGGACGAAGGGCGGCATCTGGCGATTGAAGCGCCGACCGGTGTCGGTAAAACACTCTCCTATTTAATTCCTGGGATCGCCATCGCCCGCGAAGAGCAAAAAACGCTGGTGATCAGTACCGCCAACGTGGCGCTTCAGGATCAGATTTACAGCAAAGATTTACCCCTGCTGCGCAAAATTATTCCCGAGCTGCGGTTTACTGCGGCGTTTGGCCGTGGACGTTATGTCTGCCCGCGTAATCTGGCGGGGCTTGCCAGCAGCGACGCGACGCAGCAGGATTTGCTGGCGTTCCTCGATGACGATTTAACCCCGAACAACAAAGCCGAGCAGGATCTGTGCGCAAAGCTGAAGGTCGATCTCGACGGCTATAAATGGGACGGCCTGCGCGATCACACTGATAAAGCTGTCAGCGACGATTTGTGGCGACGCCTGAGCACGGATAAAGCCAGCTGTCTGAACCGCAACTGTCACTATTACCGTGAATGTCCGTTTTTTGTTGCCCGCCGCGAAATTCAGGAAGCGGAAGTGGTGGTCGCCAACCACGCGCTGGTGATGGCGGCGCTCGAGAGCGAAGCGGTGCTTCCCGATCCCAAAAATTTACTGCTGGTGCTCGATGAAGGACACCATCTGCCGGACGTGGCGCGCGATGCACTCGAGATGAGCGCGGAGATCACCGCGCCGTGGTTCCGTCTCCAGTTCGATCTGTTCTGCAAACTGATCGCCACCTGCATGGAGCAGTTCCGCCCCAAAACGACGCCACCGCTGGCAGTGCCTGAACGTCTTAGCGAGCACTGCGAAGAGGTTTACGCGCTGATTGCGTCCCTGAACGCTATCCTCGACCTTTATCTTCCTGCGGCTCAGCAGGCGGAGCACCGCTTTGCGATGGGCGAGCTGCCGGATGAGGTGATGGAGATCTGCAAGCAGCTGGCGAAACTGCTGGAAAAATTGCGTGGGCTTGCCGAAATGTTCTTGAACGATCTCAGCGAGAAAACCGGTACCCACGACGTGGTGCGCGTGCACCGCGTGTTATTACAGATGAATCGCGCGTTAAGCATGTTTGAAAGCCAAAGCAAGCTGTGGCGGCTGGCGTCAATGGCCCAGGCATCTGGCGCGCCGGTCACCAAATGGGCGACGCGTGAAGTGAAAGACGGGCAAATCCATCTGTTCTTCCACTGCGTGGGCATTCGCGTGAGCGATCAGCTGGAAAAGCTGATCTGGCGTAGCGTGCCGCATGTGGTTGTGACGTCGGCGACGCTGCGTTCGCTGAACAGCTTCTCGCGTTTGCAGGAGATGAGCGGTTTAAAAGAGAAGGCGGGCGACCGTTTTGTCTCGCTGGATTCGCCATTTAACCACTGTGAGCAGGGCAAACTGGTTATCCCAAAAATGCAGCATGAGCCGCTGATGGAGCACGAAGAGCAACATATTGCCGAAATGGCCGCCTATTTCCGCGAGCAGGTGGAGAGCAAGAAATATCCCGGCATGCTGGTGCTGTTCGCTAGCAACCGTGCCCTGCAGCTGTTCTTAACGTTTGTCACCGATCTGCGTTTGCTGCTGCTGGTGCAGGGCGATCAACC
This sequence is a window from Enterobacter sp. 638. Protein-coding genes within it:
- the rhlE gene encoding ATP-dependent RNA helicase RhlE, whose protein sequence is MSFDTLGLNPEILRAVAEQGYLEPTPIQQQAIPAVLEGRDLMASAQTGTGKTAGFTLPLLQRLVQNEPHAKGRRPVRALILTPTRELAAQIGENVREYSRYLDIRSLVVFGGVSINPQMMKLRSGVDVLVATPGRLLDLEHQNAVKLDQVEILVLDEADRMLDMGFIHDIRRVLAKLPAKRQNLLFSATFSDEIKGLAEKLLRNPLEIEVARRNTASEQVSQYVHFVDKKRKRELLSQMIGEGNWQQVLVFTRTKHGANHLAEQLNKDGIRSAAIHGNKSQGARTRALADFKSGDIRVLVATDIAARGLDIEELPHVVNYELPNVPEDYVHRIGRTGRAAATGEALSLVCVDEHKLLHDIERLLKKEIPRIAIEGYEVDKSIKADPIQNGRQGGGGRGQGGGGGRSQQPRRSESGAPKASGKPPRRSGDAKPAGENPWRSGEAKPAGEGQRRRKPRKPASAQ
- the dinG gene encoding ATP-dependent DNA helicase DinG, whose amino-acid sequence is MALTAALKAQIAAWYKALQEQIPDFIPRAPQRQMIADVAKTLAGDEGRHLAIEAPTGVGKTLSYLIPGIAIAREEQKTLVISTANVALQDQIYSKDLPLLRKIIPELRFTAAFGRGRYVCPRNLAGLASSDATQQDLLAFLDDDLTPNNKAEQDLCAKLKVDLDGYKWDGLRDHTDKAVSDDLWRRLSTDKASCLNRNCHYYRECPFFVARREIQEAEVVVANHALVMAALESEAVLPDPKNLLLVLDEGHHLPDVARDALEMSAEITAPWFRLQFDLFCKLIATCMEQFRPKTTPPLAVPERLSEHCEEVYALIASLNAILDLYLPAAQQAEHRFAMGELPDEVMEICKQLAKLLEKLRGLAEMFLNDLSEKTGTHDVVRVHRVLLQMNRALSMFESQSKLWRLASMAQASGAPVTKWATREVKDGQIHLFFHCVGIRVSDQLEKLIWRSVPHVVVTSATLRSLNSFSRLQEMSGLKEKAGDRFVSLDSPFNHCEQGKLVIPKMQHEPLMEHEEQHIAEMAAYFREQVESKKYPGMLVLFASNRALQLFLTFVTDLRLLLLVQGDQPRYRLVEAHRKRIDNGERSVLVGLQSFAEGLDLKGDYLTQVHIHKIAFPPIDSPVVITEGEWLKSLNRYPFEVQSLPAASFNLIQQVGRLIRSHGCWGEIVIYDRRLLTKNYGQRLLNALPVFPIEQPDVPEVKKRPTQVVPASKKSPRTRGRRPAGK